GCACGCAGCACCTCGTCGAGCACCGCAGCGTAGTTGTCCACCAGCTGGCTCTCCGTGAAGGAGGCCTTGCCGATGATCAGGTGCAGGTTGGAGTGCTTGTCCACCCGGAAGGTGATCTTGCCACCCTTGATGTCCTGCACCGCCTTGGTGACGTCCATGGTCACAGTGCCGGTCTTCGGGTTCGGCATGAGACCGCGCGGGCCCAGGATCCGCGCGATCCGGCCGATCTTGGCCATCTGGTCCGGCGTGGCGATCGCCGCGTCGAAGTCCAGCCAACCACCCTGGATCCGGGCGACCAACTCGTCGGTGCCCACCTCGTCGGCACCCGCGGCGGCGGCCTCTTCGGCCTTCGCGCCGCTGGCGAACACGATCACGCGGGCGGTCTTACCGGTGCCGTGCGGCAGGTTGACCACGCCGCGGACCATCTGGTCCGCCTTGCGGGGGTCGACGCCGAGGCGCATGGCGACCTCAACCGTGGCGTCGAACTTGACGTTGGTGGTCTCCTTGGCCAGCTTCACGGCCTCGGAGGGGGTGTAGAGCTTCGACCGGTCGATGACATCGGCGGCCTTGCGGTAGCTCTTGCTGCGCTGCATTGCTGATTACTCCTGTGGTCTCTGGCGGGCCGCTCGGCGCGAGCCCTCCCACGGTCGGGTCGAAGGCTTTGGCCGACGTCAGTCGTTGACGGTGATGCCCATCGACCGGGCGGTGCCGGCGATGATCTTCTCGGCCTGGGCCAGGTCGTTGGCGTTGAGGTCGGCCATCTTCTTCTCGGCGATCTCACGCAGCTGGGCGCGGCTGACCGAGCCGACCTTCTCGGACTGCGGAACACCCGAGCCCTTCTGCACACCGGCGGCCTTGATCAGCAGCCGGGCAGCGGGCGGGGTCTTCAGCACGAAGGTGAAGGACCGGTCCTCGTAGACGCTGATCTCGGCGGGGACGATGTCGCCCCGCTGGGACTCGGTCTGCGAGTTGTAGGACTTGCAGAACTCCATGATGTTCACGCCGTGCTGGCCGAGCGCGGGGCCGACCGGCGGCGCCGGCGTGGCCTGGCCCGCCGGCAGCTGAAGCGTGAACGTCTTGACGAGCTTCTTCTTCGGAGGCATGTCACTTCCTGGGGCTTGGAGCTGGGA
This portion of the Micromonospora zamorensis genome encodes:
- the rplA gene encoding 50S ribosomal protein L1; this encodes MQRSKSYRKAADVIDRSKLYTPSEAVKLAKETTNVKFDATVEVAMRLGVDPRKADQMVRGVVNLPHGTGKTARVIVFASGAKAEEAAAAGADEVGTDELVARIQGGWLDFDAAIATPDQMAKIGRIARILGPRGLMPNPKTGTVTMDVTKAVQDIKGGKITFRVDKHSNLHLIIGKASFTESQLVDNYAAVLDEVLRAKPSASKGKYLRKVILTTTMGPGVPVDPNLVKNLREDQAEA
- the rplK gene encoding 50S ribosomal protein L11 — translated: MPPKKKLVKTFTLQLPAGQATPAPPVGPALGQHGVNIMEFCKSYNSQTESQRGDIVPAEISVYEDRSFTFVLKTPPAARLLIKAAGVQKGSGVPQSEKVGSVSRAQLREIAEKKMADLNANDLAQAEKIIAGTARSMGITVND